A genomic stretch from Telopea speciosissima isolate NSW1024214 ecotype Mountain lineage chromosome 7, Tspe_v1, whole genome shotgun sequence includes:
- the LOC122666753 gene encoding kinesin-like protein KIN-14I translates to MATEGILSFSMASVVEDVLQQHGTRVSDVDLASRKAEEAVLRRYEAAGWLRKMVGVVGAKDLPAQPSEDEFRLGLRSGIILCNVVNKVQPGAVPKVVESPSVTVVVPDGAALSAYQYFENVRNFLVVVQDMGLPTFEASDLEQGGQSSRIVNCVLALKSYSDSRQCGGNRMWKFGGNLKSTGSGKYVVRKNSELFTNSLSRNQSMNEKSVDSLSPEQSLNSDLTEMSTSQSVNMLVRAVLSDKKTEEVPALVESMLSMVMEAFERRLASQNELMKTAVKDLAASNGNKSLSKTASCEVKVGLDNENAAKMNKEKCLFEKTIHDDGSKKQIMKQQMLLDLQGRDIQELRHTLCETKAGMQFMQMKCLEEFNTLGIHMRGLAHAASGYHKVLEENRKLYNQVQDLKGSIRVYCRVRPFLPGQPNRLSTVGHIEEGNITIVTPSKYGKEGHRSFTFNKVFGPTATQEEVFSDTQPLIRSVLDGYNVCIFAYGQTGSGKTYTMSGPKELTEKGQGVNYRALNDLFLLSEQRKDTFRYEVSVQMIEIYNEQVRDLLVTDGFNKRLEIRNNSQKGLSVPDANLVPVASTLDVFELMNLGQRNRAVSATALNDHSSRSHSCLTVHVQGKDLTSGAVFRGCMHLVDLAGSERVDKSEVTGDRLKEAQHINKSLSALGDVISSLAQKNSHVPYRNSKLTQLLQDSLGGQAKTLMFVHISPDPDAIGETISTLKFAERVSTVELGAARVNKDSADVKELKEQIASLKAALARKEGETEHLQRPIHYSPEKHVLKAGGSSPLHSNRLIGGDMSGGHSNHRQPMEDVGNIEVRNNSVMRPKMPSLDLQELLMNSPPWPQASRPEQNFHKEDERETGSDNWVDKVMVNRQEVVYGDEKSLRRWDGENVQLPEHFFQRFLPDSRVYPEQLYNRTAGNKKESHDYDLQRSRFDMASAGDSDELEAATSDSSEPDLLWQFNHPKVTSIPNGIGSKIKKPQPKAYKSSEIRSSIPTLGPSPSRKPSLHRSGRQPVSVDMKRRAGNGK, encoded by the exons ATGGCTACCGAAGGGATCTTGTCTTTTTCTATGGCTTCCGTTGTAGAGGATGTTCTTCAACAGCACGGGACTCGAGTGAGCGATGTTGATTTAGCATCGAGGAAGGCAGAAGAAGCAG TACTTAGAAGGTATGAGGCTGCCGGGTGGCTGCGAAAGATGGTCGGAGTGGTTGGAGCTAAAGATTTGCCGGCTCAGCCATCTGAGGACGAATTTAGGCTTGGGTTGCGAAGTGGGATAATCCTCTGCAATGTTGTCAATAAGGTTCAACCTGGTGCAGTGCCAAAG GTTGTGGAAAGTCCATCTGTCACTGTTGTTGTCCCTGATGGAGCTGCATTATCAGCATATCAGTACTTTGAAAACGTGAGGAATTTTCTGGTAGTTGTGCAGGATATGGGGCTTCCTACCTTTGAAGCATCCGATCTGGAGcag GGAGGGCAATCTTCAAGGATTGTGAACTGCGTTCTGGCACTTAAATCCTACAGTGACTCCCGACAGTGTGGTGGAAACCGAATGTGGAAATTTGGAGGAAATTTGAAATCCACTGGCTCAGGGAAGTATGTTGTAAGGAAAAATTCTGAACTTTTCACAAACTCACTATCAAGGAACCAGTCAATGAATGAGAAATCCGTGGATAGTTTATCCCCTGAACAAAGCTTAAATAGTGATCTTACTGAAATG AGTACCTCTCAATCCGTGAATATGCTTGTACGTGCAGTTCTATCAGACAAGAAGACTGAGGAAGTTCCAGCG TTGGTGGAGTCAATGCTAAGTATGGTTATGGAGGCGTTTGAGCGTCGTCTTGCAAGTCAAAATGAGCTG ATGAAAACAGCTGTAAAAGATCTGGCTGCATCTAACGGCAACAAATCGCTTTCAAAGACTGCTTCTTGTGAAGTGAAG GTGGGGTTGGATAATGAGAATGCGGCAAAGATGAACAAAGAGAAATGCTTATTTGAAAAAACTATCCATGATGATGGGTCAAAAAAACAGATTATGAAGCAGCAGATGCTCCTTGACCTACAAGGAAGAGACATTCAG GAACTGAGACATACTCTATGTGAAACAAAAGCTGGGATGCAGTTTATGCAAATGAAGTGCCTTGAGGAGTTCAACACTCTTG GTATACATATGCGTGGTCTAGCTCATGCGGCCTCTGGATATCataaagttcttgaagaaaaccgtaAACTATATAATCAAGTACAAGACCTTAAAG GAAGTATCAGGGTCTACTGCCGAGTCAGACCCTTCTTGCCTGGGCAACCAAACCGATTGAGCACTGTGGGTCATATAGAAGAAGGAAATATTACAATCGTTACCCCTTCAAAATACGGAAAAGAAGGACATAGATCATTTACTTTCAACAAAGTTTTTGGTCCAACTGCAACTCAAG AGGAAGTCTTCTCAGATACTCAACCCCTAATCCGATCAGTTCTTGATGGTTATAATGTTTGCATATTTGCATACGGCCAGACAGGATCAGGAAAAACATACACTATG AGTGGGCCGAAAGAGCTTACAGAGAAAGGCCAAGGTGTAAATTACCGGGCATTGAAtgatttgtttcttctctcagAACAAAGGAAAGATACCTTTCGTTACGAGGTTTCTGTTCAAATGATTGAGATTTATAATGAACAAGTAAGGGATCTGCTGGTGACTGATGGTTTTAACAAAAG ATTAGAAATTCGTAACAATTCTCAGAAGGGACTTAGTGTACCAGATGCAAATCTCGTACCTGTTGCATCAACGTTGGATGTTTTTGAACTGATGAACCTTGGACAAAGAAATCGTGCAGTGAGTGCAACAGCCCTCAATGACCATAGTAGTCGCTCTCATAG CTGCCTGACAGTTCATGTTCAAGGTAAAGACCTCACATCTGGAGCTGTTTTCCGTGGGTGCATGCATTTGGTTGACCTGGCTGGGAGTGAAAGGGTTGATAAATCTGAAGTTACAGGAGATAGACTAAAGGAAGCACAGCATATTAACAAATCACTGTCTGCTCTGGGCGATGTGATCTCGTCCCTTGCCCAAAAGAATTCACATGTTCCTTACAGGAATAGTAAACTCACACAACTGCTTCAAGATTCTCTAG GAGGACAAGCCAAGACACTAATGTTTGTTCACATTAGCCCTGATCCTGATGCTATTGGGGAGACAATTAGTACACTCAAGTTTGCTGAACGGGTTTCTACTGTTGAGCTTGGTGCTGCTCGAGTAAACAAAGATAGTGCAGATGTCAAAGAGCTCAAAGAGCAG ATTGCTAGTCTTAAGGCAGCCTTGGCAAGGAAAGAGGGAGAAACTGAGCACCTCCAGCGTCCCATACACTACAGCCCTGAAAAACATGTACTGAAGGCTGGTGGATCATCACCTTTGCATTCTAACAGACTGATTGGAGGAGATATGTCAGGTGGTCACAGCAATCACCGACAACCAATGGAGGATGTAGGAAACATAGAG GTAAGGAATAATTCTGTGATGAGGCCAAAGATGCCAAGCCTTGATCTACAAGAACTATTGATGAATTCACCTCCATGGCCACAGGCCAGTAGGCCTGAACAAAATTTCCATAAGGAggatgagagggaaacagggtcTGACAATTGGGTTGATAAGGTCATGGTGAACAGGCAAGAAGTTGTGTATGGAGATGAAAAATCATTGAGGCGTTGGGATGGTGAAAATGTCCAGTTGCCTGAGCATTTCTTTCAGAGATTTCTCCCGGACTCAAGGGTCTACCCGGAACAACTATACAACAGAACTGCAGGTAACAAAAAGGAGAGCCATGACTATGATCTTCAGAGAAGCCGGTTTGACATGGCTTCAGCTGGTGATTCTGATGAGCTCGAGGCTGCAACCAGTGATTCGTCTGAGCCAGACTTGCTTTGGCAATTCAATCATCCCAAAGTGACCAGTATACCGAATGGAATTGGATCAAAGATCAAGAAACCTCAACCCAAGGCATATAAAAGCTCAGAAATAAG GAGTTCAATTCCTACATTAGGTCCTTCGCCATCACGGAAACCATCATTACATCGGAGTGGAAGGCAGCCGGTTTCTGTGGACATGAAGCGCAGAGCTGGAAATGGGAAGTAG